GAAACTTTAAAATTAATATTCCCTACTATTAAATCTTTATAACCTTCCCATTGAATTGCCATTGCTCTCTCTCTCCCGACACAAATATTTTTTTAATATCTTGATCATTTGTTGATTTAGAGTTTTCTTGTTTGCTAGCACTGAGATTGCTTGAAGATTGAGAATATGCTGGATCGTAAAATCCTAATTCTTGAAGTATTTGAAGAGTTTTTCCAGCTTTTATTTCTTTTCTCTTAAGCTTTCGTCTTTTTTTGTTGCTCCCGTTATCCCACAAAATTTTGTAACCACTTGCAAACAAGTAGCATTCTTTTCCAGATTTTTTTTGACAATCTTTAAGAACCATACCAACATAATTTTTTGTATCTACATTGCTTGCATCTACATGAGCTGGTCTTCTCATATAAGAAAAATCCGATCCATCCTCTGCAAATACTATAATTCCTGGGAACCATGCTGTTGATTGTTTTTCTGCATAAACACCCATTCTACCTCCGCTAAAAAAATACTCTAATAAATTTGCCATATCCTCACTAAGCACCAATGGACCTTTTCCGTTTTTAAAAGTTTTAACGATCCCATATACATTGGATAAAGGATAAAAAATTAGAGTAAAAATTATTATGAATTTATAAAATTTTTTTTTTTCAATTATTTCTTTCTTTGCTTTAATTCATTCATTACTTCTTCTATCATAATTCCACTTTTTTCGAGATAAATGATTAAATGATAAAAAACGTCTGCAGCTTCATGAATTTTGTTTGTATTTTTTTCTACAGATTCGATTAATTCACCTATCTCTTCTAGAACTTTTTCTTTTGATAAAGTTTTATCTTCTAAGAGTTTATTAGTATAAGATCCTTCGACTGGGTTCTTTTTTCTTTCTCTTGCAAGAGTAACAAGATCTTCTAAAGCTGTAAGCATATTAGATCCTAACAGGTATATCTTTTGAAGCCAAATACTGCTTTGCCTCATTAACTGAGTATGTGCCGTAATGAAATATTGATGCTGCTAAAACTGCGCTTGCACCTGATTTTATTCCATCAACCAAATGATCTAAGGTTCCAACACCGCCAGATGCAATGACAGGAATATTTACACTTTCAGAAATAGTTTTCATTAATTCAATATCATATCCGGATTGAGTGCCATCCTTATCCATTGAGGTAACAAGTAATTCCCCTGCTCCACTTTTTTCCATTTTAAGGGCAAATTCTATTGCATTAATTCCTGTTTCTTTTCTACCACCATGGGTAAATATTTCCCATGTGTCTCCTTTTTTTTTTGCATCTATTGCAACCACAATACATTGTGAACCGAATTTTTTAGAGCTTTCTTCAACAACCCTTGGGTTTTGGACTGCGGCTGTATTTATGGAAACTTTGTCTGCACCACAGTTTAAAAGTTTGTTTATATCATCAACACTTCTCACACCTCCTCCAACTGTCAAAGGCACAAAACATTTTTTTGAGGTTTCCTTAACCACATCGTAAATAGTATCTCTATTTTCGTTTGATGCTGTGATATCTAAAAAACATATTTCATCAGCACCACCATCACTATAAATTTTTGCTTGTTCAACTGGATCTCCAGCATCTTTTAGATCAACAAAATTTATACCTTTGACAACTCTTCCATTTTTAACATCTAAACAAGGGATAATTCTATTTTTAAGCATCTATTTCTTTCGCAAGTTCTTCTAACTTAATATCTCCATCATATATAGCTTTACCAACAATTATACCTTCAATATTTTCGTTATTTAATTCTTTTGCTTTTTTAATATCATCTATATTTGATACCCCGCCGGATATTATTACTGGACAATTCGAATTATTAGCCACTACCTCAGTCTCCTTGAAATTAGGACTTTGCTTCATTCCATCTTTATTGATGTCTGTATAAATTAATCTACTTACTCCAAAGTTATTCACCTCTTTTAAATAATCCAAAGTCAGCTGGTTAGAGTTTTCTTTCCATCCTGAAACTGACAAATATCCATCTTTTGCATCTAGACCTAATGCAATTTTATTATGAAACTTTTCACAAGCACCTTTTAAAAAGTCTTTATCTTTAATAGCCGCGCTTCCTAAAATAACCTTTTCAACACCAGCATCAGTATATTTTTTGATGCTTTCAAAGTTTCTAATTCCACCACCAATTTCAATTTTAAGATCACACTTCTTTACTATTTCTTGAATGATATCCAAATTAACAGTCTCCCCTGTTAAGGCTCCATCTAAATCTACAATGTGTAAATTTTTAAATCCATAATCTTTATATTTTGAAGCTTGTTCAAATGGAGACATCCCGTATTCAGTTTTATTTTCAAATTCTCCTTTAATTAGTCTTACACATTTTTTGTCTTTGATGTCTATTGCAGGAAAAATCTTCATTTACTTTTTTTAAATTTTTCATCTTTTTTTGGTTTTCTTAAGACTATACTGTCCAGATACACTGTTTGATCCTGCAAACTTTCCCAATCAGAATTCCAATATCCTATGGTTCTATGTCTATAAATTCCCATTTTCATATAACCACCTGTACATGTATCAGCTAATGTTTTAATATTTTTAAGATCAGCAATTACTTCATTATTTTTATAGATTTTAAATCTGCCT
The Candidatus Pelagibacter sp. RS40 DNA segment above includes these coding regions:
- the hisA gene encoding 1-(5-phosphoribosyl)-5-[(5-phosphoribosylamino)methylideneamino]imidazole-4-carboxamide isomerase; amino-acid sequence: MKIFPAIDIKDKKCVRLIKGEFENKTEYGMSPFEQASKYKDYGFKNLHIVDLDGALTGETVNLDIIQEIVKKCDLKIEIGGGIRNFESIKKYTDAGVEKVILGSAAIKDKDFLKGACEKFHNKIALGLDAKDGYLSVSGWKENSNQLTLDYLKEVNNFGVSRLIYTDINKDGMKQSPNFKETEVVANNSNCPVIISGGVSNIDDIKKAKELNNENIEGIIVGKAIYDGDIKLEELAKEIDA
- the hisF gene encoding imidazole glycerol phosphate synthase subunit HisF encodes the protein MLKNRIIPCLDVKNGRVVKGINFVDLKDAGDPVEQAKIYSDGGADEICFLDITASNENRDTIYDVVKETSKKCFVPLTVGGGVRSVDDINKLLNCGADKVSINTAAVQNPRVVEESSKKFGSQCIVVAIDAKKKGDTWEIFTHGGRKETGINAIEFALKMEKSGAGELLVTSMDKDGTQSGYDIELMKTISESVNIPVIASGGVGTLDHLVDGIKSGASAVLAASIFHYGTYSVNEAKQYLASKDIPVRI
- the hisE gene encoding phosphoribosyl-ATP diphosphatase → MLTALEDLVTLARERKKNPVEGSYTNKLLEDKTLSKEKVLEEIGELIESVEKNTNKIHEAADVFYHLIIYLEKSGIMIEEVMNELKQRKK